A single Candidatus Neomarinimicrobiota bacterium DNA region contains:
- a CDS encoding cytochrome C: DGNEKQPMTHDVSARLATESQAPWSFRTVWDEENLGSWEVKRERMESICASCHAPDFIETYLLTADLVNLQYNEMRRTFVYWTKKLTGSGVIDRLEAEGKFKSNPVLNGWDEVPEQEMYNSWHHQGRRFRHGAEMMGADYTQWHGVWEMQLSMIEMITWAAEQGDPEAEEWVNNNHPSKFIPYALYDIPGSAWGINVMADTTPFVYSYEDYWDRIKANVEAAYHNGFLAKDQWELWLDRYENLEHYSGLKYVDRPEVQELWNMYKERNVIDTEAFTEKAVKLKLPGKPFGD, translated from the coding sequence TGGATGGAAATGAAAAACAACCTATGACCCATGATGTAAGCGCACGACTGGCTACAGAATCTCAGGCACCCTGGAGTTTCAGGACGGTCTGGGACGAAGAGAATCTGGGTAGTTGGGAAGTCAAACGTGAACGCATGGAATCTATTTGTGCAAGTTGTCATGCCCCCGATTTTATCGAAACCTACCTACTTACAGCGGATTTGGTCAACCTCCAATACAATGAGATGCGTCGCACCTTTGTTTACTGGACCAAGAAATTAACGGGCAGTGGCGTCATTGATCGTCTTGAAGCAGAGGGTAAGTTTAAATCAAATCCTGTGTTGAATGGCTGGGATGAAGTCCCTGAGCAGGAGATGTATAACTCCTGGCACCACCAGGGTCGTCGTTTTCGTCATGGTGCTGAAATGATGGGTGCTGATTATACCCAATGGCATGGTGTCTGGGAGATGCAGCTGTCCATGATCGAGATGATCACCTGGGCTGCTGAGCAGGGTGATCCTGAAGCTGAAGAATGGGTGAACAACAACCATCCTTCAAAATTCATTCCCTATGCCCTCTATGATATACCTGGCAGTGCCTGGGGAATCAATGTCATGGCTGATACCACACCCTTTGTTTATTCGTATGAAGACTATTGGGATAGAATAAAAGCCAACGTTGAAGCTGCCTATCACAATGGTTTTCTCGCCAAAGATCAGTGGGAATTATGGTTGGATCGATATGAGAATCTCGAACATTACAGTGGTCTGAAGTATGTAGATCGACCTGAGGTACAGGAGCTCTGGAATATGTACAAAGAGCGCAATGTTATCGATACAGAAGCATTTACAGAAAAAGCTGTTAAGCTAAAATTGCCCGGGAAACCATTCGGCGACTAA
- a CDS encoding 4Fe-4S dicluster domain-containing protein produces the protein MSEQEFSEKCIRCRKCEAVCPYEAIKMTDFSWYSKTGTPIIIPEEIPCYLCDDLPCIEVCPTEALTPVKERSDIAMGIAKLDESLCFAYNGILCRACYERCPVYGEAITLDQELYPVVHEDKCVGCGICEQVCPVEPTAIIIESAHEVNA, from the coding sequence GTGTCTGAACAAGAATTTAGTGAGAAGTGTATCCGATGTCGTAAATGCGAAGCAGTTTGTCCCTACGAAGCCATCAAGATGACAGATTTTAGCTGGTACTCCAAGACCGGTACGCCAATCATCATTCCCGAAGAAATACCATGTTATCTATGTGATGATCTACCCTGTATTGAAGTTTGCCCCACAGAAGCCCTCACTCCCGTTAAAGAACGTAGCGACATCGCCATGGGTATTGCCAAGCTTGATGAGAGTCTCTGTTTCGCCTATAACGGTATTCTTTGTCGTGCTTGTTACGAACGCTGTCCAGTTTATGGTGAAGCCATCACTCTGGACCAAGAATTATATCCGGTGGTTCATGAAGATAAATGCGTAGGCTGCGGAATTTGTGAGCAAGTCTGTCCTGTGGAACCAACGGCCATTATCATTGAAAGTGCTCATGAGGTGAATGCATGA
- a CDS encoding cytochrome b N-terminal domain-containing protein: MSAKAWFKERFPIDYEKFIDLNEKLFIKEPIPLHMKKWMLAMGTTPFILFPLQILTGIMLSFYFVPSPEMAHESVRYITEEVSLGYWVRGFHHWGAHLMIISIFLHMMRVFFTQSYRKPREINWVFGFVLLGLVMTISFTGYSLTYNQVSYWAMTVGTNMLAEVPLVGPFILELLRGGPDVTTNTLTRFYTLHVWLLPLLITLLIVVHIIILRLHGISEPEGFKKGYYAFYPTHFNKIIVVTLFLISLISLLAVTLPPGIGVPADPLNTPLHIKPEWYFFPIFLFLKWVPLNIGLLIIGLAILGIVFWPFLEPLLAKKEKHRSMINFTIGAVTILTLIIFTLIQTFT; this comes from the coding sequence ATGAGTGCCAAAGCATGGTTCAAAGAGCGATTTCCCATCGATTATGAGAAGTTCATTGATCTCAATGAAAAACTCTTCATCAAAGAGCCCATCCCGCTACACATGAAGAAATGGATGCTGGCTATGGGGACGACACCCTTTATTCTGTTCCCGCTTCAGATATTAACTGGAATAATGTTGAGTTTCTATTTTGTACCCTCGCCTGAAATGGCACATGAAAGTGTCAGATATATCACGGAAGAGGTCAGCCTGGGTTACTGGGTACGTGGCTTTCATCATTGGGGAGCCCATTTGATGATCATCAGCATTTTTCTGCACATGATGCGCGTCTTTTTTACCCAATCCTATCGCAAACCCCGGGAAATAAACTGGGTGTTTGGATTTGTATTGCTGGGGCTTGTGATGACAATCTCCTTCACAGGATACTCCCTGACCTATAACCAGGTCTCCTATTGGGCTATGACCGTAGGTACAAATATGTTGGCTGAGGTACCCCTGGTTGGACCCTTCATTCTGGAGCTGTTGAGGGGAGGACCGGATGTCACTACGAATACATTGACCCGCTTCTATACCCTGCATGTTTGGTTGCTGCCTCTGCTGATCACCTTACTCATTGTCGTACACATCATCATTCTCAGGTTACATGGGATTTCCGAGCCGGAGGGATTTAAAAAGGGCTACTACGCATTCTATCCCACCCATTTTAACAAAATAATCGTTGTTACATTGTTTCTAATCTCATTGATCAGCCTGCTAGCGGTGACTTTACCACCTGGTATTGGTGTACCTGCTGATCCATTGAATACACCCCTGCATATCAAGCCGGAATGGTACTTCTTCCCAATTTTTCTATTCCTCAAATGGGTACCATTAAATATTGGATTGCTCATCATTGGTCTGGCCATCCTGGGGATAGTCTTCTGGCCTTTTTTGGAACCGTTATTAGCCAAAAAAGAGAAACATCGAAGTATGATCAATTTCACTATTGGAGCAGTGACTATTCTGACTCTGATCATTTTTACACTCATTCAAACTTTTAC
- a CDS encoding chaperone NapD has protein sequence MPIAGLVIMTKPDKADEVLDGLKQVPGITTYGIHKDNHIVAVLETSSIEELKVTSLSIMDDIPNVMGVYPSSVNYEDLEDVDE, from the coding sequence ATGCCCATAGCCGGCCTTGTAATAATGACGAAACCCGACAAAGCTGATGAAGTCCTTGATGGTCTAAAACAAGTACCTGGAATTACCACATACGGTATTCACAAGGATAATCATATTGTTGCTGTATTGGAAACAAGCAGCATTGAAGAACTAAAGGTAACCAGCTTGTCCATCATGGATGATATTCCCAATGTCATGGGTGTCTACCCTTCATCCGTGAATTATGAAGATCTAGAGGACGTCGATGAATAA
- a CDS encoding 4Fe-4S binding protein, producing the protein MMTWFLNHSRLLRRSTQIFSLVFLIAVPFLNKQGHDWFVGTLYSIDILGWTIADPAMILQMILQGQPLLWTLVLAVLIPIILALIFGRIFCSWMCPYNFLAELLYKLRRLVFPREKNRNHNPVRNSQWAILASIFLLILLTGIPLIVFLSMPGLLTAEITDLVFGGDLGLELVLVACVLLLDTFILKRAWCKFLCPVGFTLSLFKTPLTLRVISRSTVCVDCDTKREHTCNQACPLDLNPRLSKNLYPGCYNCLDCVCSCHQHGGALDVEIGSSQKIKNTYKEIA; encoded by the coding sequence ATGATGACCTGGTTCCTGAATCATTCACGGCTCTTACGACGTAGTACCCAGATATTCAGTTTAGTTTTTCTAATAGCTGTTCCCTTTCTCAATAAGCAAGGCCACGATTGGTTCGTGGGAACGCTTTATAGTATTGATATCCTGGGGTGGACCATTGCCGATCCAGCCATGATCCTACAGATGATTCTACAGGGGCAACCCCTGCTCTGGACACTGGTTCTGGCTGTCTTGATTCCCATTATCCTGGCTCTGATCTTTGGCAGGATATTTTGCAGCTGGATGTGTCCCTATAATTTTTTAGCCGAACTGCTTTACAAGCTGCGGCGCTTGGTATTCCCCCGGGAAAAAAACCGTAACCACAATCCGGTGAGAAATTCCCAGTGGGCTATCCTGGCCAGTATCTTTTTACTGATATTACTCACAGGGATACCCCTCATTGTTTTTCTCTCTATGCCGGGACTGTTGACAGCAGAAATAACGGATCTGGTTTTTGGCGGAGATCTTGGACTTGAGCTCGTTCTGGTCGCTTGTGTCTTATTGCTGGACACATTTATTCTAAAGCGAGCCTGGTGTAAATTTCTATGCCCCGTTGGGTTCACACTTTCACTGTTTAAAACACCTCTGACCCTCCGTGTGATATCGCGATCCACTGTCTGTGTAGATTGTGACACCAAAAGGGAGCACACCTGTAATCAGGCTTGTCCTCTGGATCTAAATCCACGTCTTTCGAAAAATTTATATCCAGGCTGCTACAATTGTTTGGACTGCGTTTGTTCCTGTCACCAGCACGGGGGAGCTCTGGATGTGGAAATCGGATCTTCACAAAAAATTAAAAATACATATAAGGAGATAGCTTAA
- a CDS encoding 4Fe-4S dicluster domain-containing protein — translation MGSTAPEMISRQDFLRSFFKSAGSSAARLRPMSPQVLLPPGSQGWSHFIANCDQCYDCVSKCPHEALRVVRDSNPKLEGYPAIYPGLVSCEGCWEQECIKACPTDALSEDLSSAPLQELFIDENLCLAFKGQFCTTCVGRCPHQGTALTLDKDGKPKLDMTHCTACGICINVCPAPQSAIQIKEQELVCP, via the coding sequence ATGGGCTCAACTGCGCCTGAAATGATTTCGCGTCAGGATTTCCTGCGCAGTTTTTTTAAAAGTGCAGGAAGCAGTGCTGCAAGGCTGCGTCCCATGTCTCCCCAGGTCTTATTGCCACCAGGGAGTCAGGGCTGGTCCCATTTCATAGCAAACTGCGATCAATGTTATGACTGCGTTTCAAAATGTCCCCATGAAGCCCTGCGTGTTGTTCGAGACAGCAATCCCAAACTTGAGGGTTATCCAGCCATTTATCCAGGTCTGGTTAGCTGTGAGGGTTGCTGGGAACAGGAATGTATCAAGGCTTGTCCCACAGATGCGTTAAGTGAAGATTTAAGCTCTGCACCACTCCAGGAGCTTTTTATTGATGAAAACCTTTGTCTGGCTTTCAAGGGTCAGTTTTGTACTACCTGCGTAGGGCGCTGTCCGCACCAGGGTACAGCTCTGACGCTTGATAAAGATGGAAAACCAAAACTGGATATGACTCACTGTACAGCGTGTGGCATTTGTATTAATGTCTGCCCTGCACCACAGTCAGCAATTCAAATCAAAGAACAGGAATTAGTATGCCCATAG
- a CDS encoding nitrate reductase — protein MKPVNRREFLKTSAAATAAAGIGVSLFPGMALADTGSNSINWHKSVCRYCGVGCGIMIGEKDGRVQAVKGDKENTINKGHLCVKAYYLPKAIHSKTRLQHPMIRKNGKLVQASWDEALGLVADKFNRIRKTHGGDALAFYGSGQAETEETYMANKLFRGCIGTNNVEGNPRLCMASAVGGYLTSHGADEPAGTYDDIEKTNLFMLVGSNTAEAHPIVFERIMRHKNNNPDVKIVIIDPRKTPTDQVADLHLFPKPGYDLPVFNAISQVLIAEGYADEKFIKAHAFMKTNKGEKVSFKEYKRFLEDYTPEKASVISGVPADDIIKAARIFGRATTAMSMWTMGLNQRQRGVWSNNLVHNWHLITGKIGVPGSDAFSLTGQPNACGGVREGGGLCHILPGHRLVVKEAHRKQVADVWGVPANRIPPKPGKHTIAMFQGLNDADIRGIYIMCTNPAQSLPNAKKYWEGLKDQFVVVAESFYPTMTTKYADVVLPAAFWSEKEGVYGCTERRSQHMAKAIEPAGEAVWDAFILRDLGKRMGFKKEFAKYATAEIIWDEYRGLTKGKDMDLTGAPYDRLKKVRGLTWPVPSVEHPGTYKRYTDGDPIYDALPATKKKGRRMYFYGPKAKEGKATIWLRPHAAPAEPCDKEYPYALTTGRILEHWHTLTMTGTSPELNRAVPKAYAEIHPDDAKKLGIQNRKDLILTTRRGELRIEARVIDRPAPGTIFVPWHWEEWPINVLCNDAFDPGSKEPEYKVAAAQVRKA, from the coding sequence ATGAAACCAGTAAATCGTCGAGAATTTTTAAAAACCTCTGCAGCAGCAACTGCGGCAGCAGGAATTGGCGTAAGTTTATTCCCCGGTATGGCACTGGCTGATACCGGTTCAAACAGTATTAACTGGCACAAGTCCGTGTGCCGCTATTGCGGTGTAGGCTGTGGCATTATGATCGGTGAGAAAGATGGCCGGGTTCAGGCTGTCAAAGGTGATAAAGAGAATACGATCAACAAAGGCCATTTGTGCGTAAAGGCTTATTATCTACCCAAAGCCATTCACTCCAAAACTCGCCTGCAACATCCTATGATCCGCAAAAATGGTAAGCTTGTTCAAGCAAGCTGGGATGAAGCCTTAGGTCTTGTAGCAGATAAGTTTAACAGAATCCGCAAAACTCATGGCGGCGATGCCCTGGCCTTCTATGGTTCAGGACAGGCTGAAACTGAGGAAACCTATATGGCCAACAAGCTTTTTAGAGGCTGTATCGGAACAAACAACGTGGAAGGTAATCCACGGCTATGCATGGCCAGTGCCGTGGGTGGTTATTTGACCAGTCATGGTGCAGATGAACCAGCCGGTACCTATGATGATATTGAAAAAACCAATCTGTTCATGCTGGTAGGATCCAACACAGCTGAAGCGCATCCAATCGTCTTTGAACGCATCATGCGTCATAAGAATAATAATCCAGATGTGAAGATTGTCATTATTGATCCACGCAAAACACCGACTGATCAGGTCGCTGATCTGCATCTATTCCCCAAGCCGGGCTATGATTTACCCGTCTTTAATGCCATTTCTCAAGTTCTGATTGCAGAAGGCTATGCTGATGAAAAGTTCATCAAAGCTCATGCTTTCATGAAAACAAACAAGGGAGAGAAAGTATCCTTTAAAGAATACAAAAGATTCCTTGAGGATTATACACCTGAGAAAGCTTCAGTAATAAGTGGAGTACCTGCTGATGATATCATCAAGGCAGCCCGTATTTTTGGAAGAGCCACAACTGCCATGTCAATGTGGACCATGGGATTGAATCAACGCCAACGTGGTGTCTGGTCAAATAACCTGGTACACAACTGGCATCTAATTACCGGTAAAATTGGTGTGCCTGGCAGTGATGCTTTCTCACTGACTGGTCAGCCCAATGCCTGTGGTGGTGTGCGCGAAGGTGGCGGTTTATGTCACATATTACCAGGTCATCGTCTGGTTGTCAAAGAAGCACATCGCAAACAGGTTGCTGATGTCTGGGGTGTACCTGCAAATCGTATTCCCCCCAAACCAGGTAAGCATACCATTGCCATGTTTCAGGGTCTGAATGATGCAGACATTCGTGGTATCTATATCATGTGTACAAATCCCGCACAGTCGCTTCCCAATGCCAAGAAATATTGGGAAGGACTCAAGGATCAATTTGTAGTCGTTGCTGAATCATTCTACCCAACTATGACTACCAAATATGCAGATGTTGTGCTGCCAGCAGCCTTCTGGTCTGAAAAAGAAGGTGTCTATGGCTGTACAGAACGTCGCTCACAGCATATGGCCAAGGCAATTGAACCTGCCGGTGAAGCAGTATGGGATGCCTTTATCTTGCGTGATCTTGGTAAAAGAATGGGCTTTAAAAAAGAGTTCGCCAAGTACGCCACGGCAGAAATCATCTGGGATGAGTATCGTGGCCTGACCAAGGGCAAGGATATGGATCTTACTGGCGCTCCTTATGATCGCTTGAAAAAAGTCCGTGGCTTGACCTGGCCGGTTCCTTCCGTTGAACATCCCGGAACATATAAACGCTATACTGATGGTGATCCAATCTATGATGCTCTTCCGGCTACCAAGAAAAAGGGTCGCCGCATGTACTTCTACGGCCCGAAAGCCAAGGAAGGCAAGGCTACTATCTGGTTACGCCCTCATGCTGCTCCAGCCGAGCCATGTGATAAGGAGTATCCTTATGCTTTAACGACAGGGCGCATTCTTGAGCATTGGCATACGCTGACGATGACCGGAACATCTCCGGAGTTGAACCGGGCTGTTCCAAAAGCTTATGCCGAGATACACCCGGATGATGCGAAAAAACTGGGAATCCAAAATAGAAAAGATTTGATCCTTACCACGCGACGTGGAGAACTGAGGATTGAAGCCCGGGTTATCGATCGACCAGCGCCGGGCACGATCTTTGTCCCCTGGCATTGGGAAGAATGGCCTATCAATGTGTTGTGCAACGATGCCTTTGACCCTGGTTCCAAAGAACCAGAGTATAAGGTAGCTGCAGCACAGGTTCGAAAGGCCTGA
- a CDS encoding Rieske (2Fe-2S) protein → MENEQPEQASRRDFLLRFGAFGALVLALGGFTRHLLVYFTPKRKLASTHKYLVSKVDEIPVGKAKEIKIQGKPVFVVHLEDGFKVFSGVCTHLGCIVRWEPSKSRFYCPCHKGIFDETGQVTGGPPPRALDEFKVELDKNLVFIEVADKQKGPWT, encoded by the coding sequence ATGGAAAATGAACAGCCGGAACAAGCTAGCCGGCGTGATTTTCTCCTGCGATTTGGAGCATTCGGTGCGCTTGTATTGGCCCTGGGCGGATTTACTCGTCATTTGCTAGTATACTTTACACCAAAACGAAAGCTCGCCAGTACTCACAAATATCTGGTTTCAAAGGTGGACGAAATCCCCGTAGGCAAGGCTAAGGAAATTAAAATTCAGGGCAAACCTGTTTTTGTGGTCCATTTAGAAGATGGTTTTAAAGTTTTTTCGGGTGTGTGTACTCACTTGGGTTGCATCGTGAGATGGGAACCGAGTAAAAGCCGATTTTATTGCCCCTGTCATAAAGGGATATTTGATGAAACAGGTCAAGTGACTGGTGGTCCACCCCCGAGAGCTCTAGACGAATTCAAAGTGGAACTGGACAAGAATCTCGTTTTCATTGAAGTCGCTGATAAACAGAAAGGACCCTGGACATGA